TCGAGCGGATCGGTCGCCGGTCTACCGGCTCATCGGCAACCTGCACAACCTGCCGGACGGACTTCGCCTGTCGCGGGCACTCCTCGCACCGCTGCTCAGCGGCCGTCCCACGGCGGAGCGAGTGCGACTCGCGACCCTCCGATCCGTGCTCGATCATGGATCGCTGCTCGCGGTGGCGGCGGAGCTCGGCGTCCATCGGAACACTGTGGCCTACCGCATCCGTCGGCTGGAGGCGCTCGGCGGCTGGGATCTCGCCGACCCGGAGCTCCGTCTCGCGCTCGGCGTGGCCCTCAGAATTGTGCAATCGGTACAAGACTAGAACCGATTCGCTACCTTCCGGCGCCATCACCCCGCGGTATCCTCCGAGCATGCGACCATGTCCGGGGATCGGGCTGTGTTCGCGGCACAATTGGCGGTCACCCGGCGGCGGCCGCCATCGTCTCGACCGAGGAGTGCTCCATGATCGATACCCAGCGCGTCGACGGGCTCGAGGCCATCGAAGCGGCCAAGGCGAACGGGATCCGATTCGTCCAGCTCCAGTTCACGGACATCCTCGGCCTCGTCAAGGCGGTGACGATCCCGCTCCACCAGATGGAGGGCTCCGTCCGCCACGGGACCTGGTTCGACGGGAGCTCGATCGAGGGGTTCACCCGGATCGCGGAGTCGGATCAGTACCTCATGCCGGATATGAGCACGTTCGCCGAGATCCCGTGGCAGAAGGGCGCCGGCCCGCGTGGCACGGCCCGCGTCATCTGCGACGTGTACACCCCGAAGGGCGAATCGTTCGCGGGCGATCCGCGGTTCGTCCTCCGTCGCCAGGTCGAGAAGGCACGGAAGCTCGGCTACATCGTCAACACCGGTCCCGAGCTCGAGTTCTTCCTCTTCCGGCGCGGTGAGGACGGCTCGATCCAGCCCCTCCCCCACGACCAGGCCGGCTACTTCGACTTCTCGACGGACCTCGCCCAGGAGATCCGCCAGGACATGGTGGACGCCCTCGAGGCGTTCGGGATCAAGGTGGAGGCGGCCCACCACGAGGTCGCCGCCGGGCAGCACGAGATCGACTTCGAGTACTCGGACGCCCTCCGCACGGCCGACAACGCGATCACCTTCAAGTACACCCTCAAGGCGATCGCCCAGCAGCACGGCCTGTACGCGACATTCATGCCCAAGCCGATCCACGGCATCAACGGCTCCGGGATGCACACCCACCAGAGCCTCTACTCGATCGCCGAGTCGCGCAACGCGTTCGCGGACCCGGACAC
The window above is part of the Chloroflexota bacterium genome. Proteins encoded here:
- the glnA gene encoding type I glutamate--ammonia ligase; its protein translation is MIDTQRVDGLEAIEAAKANGIRFVQLQFTDILGLVKAVTIPLHQMEGSVRHGTWFDGSSIEGFTRIAESDQYLMPDMSTFAEIPWQKGAGPRGTARVICDVYTPKGESFAGDPRFVLRRQVEKARKLGYIVNTGPELEFFLFRRGEDGSIQPLPHDQAGYFDFSTDLAQEIRQDMVDALEAFGIKVEAAHHEVAAGQHEIDFEYSDALRTADNAITFKYTLKAIAQQHGLYATFMPKPIHGINGSGMHTHQSLYSIAESRNAFADPDTKYGLSDLARSYMAGILAHARGMIAVLAPTVNSYKRLVPGYEAPTYLTWGRTNRSALIRVPMVSPGRSIEGTRVEVRCPDPSSNTYLAFAAMIAAGLDGVERGLELAEPVEESLFEMDAARIAEKGIKELPGSLGDALEELEKDAVIREALGDHVLNHFVAAKRAEWDEYRTQVSDWEVGRYLDMF